From the Leptospira montravelensis genome, one window contains:
- a CDS encoding MotA/TolQ/ExbB proton channel family protein: MQDFVDLGEKIIFLVMLFASILAIAVFIERLIVYKRNFNKESESLLDSLTLLIRHRDLKGTEKLLETHPMENSYTRFMHFVLEREKENHKGLEELMEGKILKEKLGLEERLPILNTLGNNTPFIGLLGTVLGVIKAFYGLGTLGNSGAEVVMRSISTALLATAAGLAVAIPVVMANNYFTRKMKLIIGHLEILSKEIHASFITSGKHNQSSSSTPNIHH, translated from the coding sequence ATGCAAGATTTCGTAGACCTTGGGGAAAAAATCATCTTCCTCGTTATGTTATTTGCGAGTATTCTCGCGATTGCTGTATTTATTGAAAGGTTGATTGTTTATAAACGTAATTTTAACAAAGAATCAGAGTCACTTCTGGATTCGCTCACTCTTCTTATCCGCCATAGAGACTTAAAAGGGACTGAAAAACTCCTGGAAACCCATCCTATGGAAAATTCCTACACTCGGTTCATGCATTTTGTATTGGAACGAGAAAAGGAAAACCACAAAGGCCTCGAGGAATTGATGGAAGGGAAAATTTTGAAAGAAAAATTGGGTCTGGAAGAAAGACTTCCGATTCTCAACACCCTTGGAAACAACACTCCCTTCATTGGACTTTTGGGAACCGTTCTCGGGGTCATCAAAGCTTTTTATGGCCTAGGAACTTTAGGAAATTCAGGTGCGGAAGTGGTGATGCGTAGTATCTCGACTGCCCTTCTTGCAACGGCAGCTGGACTTGCTGTGGCAATTCCTGTGGTGATGGCAAATAACTACTTCACACGTAAAATGAAACTCATCATTGGTCATTTAGAAATTCTTTCTAAGGAAATCCATGCAAGTTTTATCACGAGTGGAAAACACAACCAATCCTCTAGTTCTACACCTAACATTCACCACTAG
- the meaB gene encoding methylmalonyl Co-A mutase-associated GTPase MeaB has translation METPNEDIGKKNQDSGKTNPKSALSVNPGVADAPAISPYIRDQRKTLSRKEISVVELAEGILSGNRTHLSKAITLVESNLEVHNDKAQAVLELVMPKVGNSIRIGITGVPGVGKSTFIESFGSYLLEQNHKLAVLAIDPSSQRTKGSILGDKTRMEILSKSENAFIRPSPSSGSLGGVARKTRESMYLCEAAGFDTIIIETVGVGQSETQVHSMVDFFLLLMLAGAGDELQGIKRGIMEMADLIAINKADGANEPFAMRARVEYESALHLFPMPESKWTPRATTCSGIGGKGIDEIWKLILDYISTTKTNGYYAKNRENQTRMWFEETLREAVLEKFFMQPGKKESILESEKKLMLGQSTLLKEIKRLME, from the coding sequence ATGGAAACACCAAACGAGGACATTGGCAAAAAGAATCAGGATTCTGGTAAAACGAATCCCAAATCGGCACTTTCTGTCAATCCAGGTGTGGCCGATGCCCCAGCCATTTCTCCTTACATCCGTGACCAAAGAAAAACATTAAGCCGCAAAGAAATTTCTGTAGTCGAACTTGCCGAAGGGATTCTTTCGGGAAACCGCACCCACCTCTCCAAAGCCATCACACTTGTGGAAAGTAATTTAGAAGTCCATAATGACAAAGCCCAAGCCGTCCTAGAACTTGTGATGCCAAAAGTGGGAAATTCCATTCGGATTGGGATCACTGGTGTTCCCGGGGTTGGTAAATCTACCTTTATCGAAAGTTTTGGAAGTTACCTTCTAGAACAAAATCATAAATTGGCCGTCCTTGCCATTGACCCGAGTAGCCAAAGAACCAAAGGTTCCATACTCGGTGACAAAACAAGGATGGAGATTCTTTCCAAATCAGAAAATGCCTTCATCCGCCCTTCACCTAGTAGTGGTTCTCTGGGAGGAGTTGCTAGAAAAACTCGTGAATCCATGTATCTTTGTGAAGCTGCCGGATTCGATACCATCATCATAGAAACTGTAGGTGTCGGACAATCCGAAACCCAAGTCCACTCCATGGTGGATTTCTTTTTATTACTCATGTTAGCCGGTGCCGGAGACGAACTCCAAGGAATCAAACGAGGAATTATGGAAATGGCAGACCTGATTGCTATTAATAAAGCGGACGGAGCCAATGAACCTTTTGCGATGCGTGCTCGTGTGGAGTACGAATCAGCCCTCCACCTTTTCCCAATGCCAGAATCCAAATGGACACCTAGAGCCACCACTTGCAGTGGGATTGGCGGAAAAGGAATTGATGAAATCTGGAAACTGATTTTAGATTATATTTCTACCACAAAAACAAACGGATATTATGCGAAAAATCGCGAAAACCAAACCCGGATGTGGTTTGAAGAAACTCTGAGAGAAGCGGTTTTAGAAAAGTTCTTTATGCAACCAGGTAAAAAAGAATCCATTTTGGAATCGGAAAAAAAATTGATGTTGGGACAATCCACACTTCTAAAAGAAATCAAACGATTGATGGAATGA
- a CDS encoding response regulator transcription factor: MNPIYIGIIEDNLDFLLSLCGVLEQYPNFHLSTWNSAEEFWANGQSKVWDLLILDIGLPGMSGIDVLKTYHAVEARKSLVISALQTDDAIFSALRNGASGYIWKSELDSLPETIQTILEGGSVISPSIAAKVLLSFRKPQTNQDLGVGVEVLTPRERQILELIVEGDNPNQIASLFGTTVGTVRQQIKAIYKKLQVNTRVQMVKKARQFGIF; encoded by the coding sequence ATGAATCCTATTTATATTGGTATCATCGAAGATAATTTAGATTTTCTCCTCTCGTTATGCGGAGTTTTGGAACAATATCCAAATTTTCACTTATCTACTTGGAATTCTGCAGAAGAATTTTGGGCCAATGGACAATCCAAGGTATGGGACCTGTTAATATTGGATATTGGACTTCCTGGCATGAGTGGAATTGATGTACTCAAAACCTACCATGCCGTTGAGGCAAGAAAGAGCCTTGTGATTTCTGCCTTACAAACCGATGATGCCATTTTTTCTGCTCTTAGGAATGGGGCCTCTGGTTATATTTGGAAATCCGAACTGGATTCTTTACCAGAGACCATTCAAACAATTCTTGAAGGGGGAAGTGTAATTTCTCCTTCCATAGCCGCAAAAGTGTTGTTAAGTTTTCGTAAACCCCAAACAAACCAAGATTTGGGAGTGGGTGTAGAAGTCCTCACTCCGAGGGAAAGGCAAATTTTAGAACTCATTGTGGAAGGAGACAACCCAAACCAAATTGCCTCATTATTTGGAACCACAGTTGGAACCGTCCGCCAACAGATCAAAGCTATCTATAAAAAACTTCAAGTGAACACTCGGGTACAAATGGTGAAAAAAGCCAGGCAATTTGGAATTTTCTAA
- a CDS encoding fibronectin type III domain-containing protein — translation MLRNNKQRIAIGTVFIVVSVIIAGFQAKPITGKTESKTSARKPGLVPDPFELYQTIPPFRAQGTSSDLPGSLDLSNEFPSPPDQGIYKDNVGYTVGFGLISYLEAKKKGIRNLSSISPTSANGQKILYSPNFIYNQLNSGKDQAVSLLDALVLAESRGSVSLEQMNESSSSFRTRPKADIVEFGRKARLRRIYRIEPHDLTTIKLALIEKKPVLVSYLVFENFRDPKPDTVFEIGTGEIVGAQSLVILGFNDKKKAFKVWNSWGSTWGDQGYLWVSYDTFPKYTKSVYVADSETENELLTPNKLNDALESLEYGEHNLYPPKEVFASRGDFSDRIRISWSREKRAIGYEVYRKRKIDNKYQLVGLSKQAFFEDFGIQKNTAYNYRVASLDENFLSKASLDSNDGYAVEPPKPAGILPVTNLRATVAPTNDRILLEWDPQPISTTYAIYKWNPMARIYRFLGKTEKTSYIDLKASRNGDSEIYQVVPERNQLIGESSYYVSAHLDPSEVLKPRPINLTASKGLYAGTTILQWEGSPSALAYHIFRKSNGSWKEIAKTTELQFKDNESTDKESFYAVASEFEGNLFSHPSEPDIGFPSLVAGRSLGIKPPELNVSENRKTSEFLFSWNAIPKATSYKIYMRKKNDPEWSLVKETPDTNFKLQNLTKNQFYFFAIQTVSNGNGESLFSKPVTSVISETVIDTKKVKTFGESAIQKFIGPWTAMYWDGKNKVKPVRLTIEAEDVEGNIIMKWNENEIFRGKNIVDSDLLEEKGKWKIKLSPNYDSLSGEFEDKGLVPEKSQMSFIRE, via the coding sequence ATGTTAAGGAACAACAAACAAAGAATTGCCATTGGAACCGTTTTTATTGTGGTTTCAGTGATCATTGCAGGGTTCCAGGCCAAACCCATTACCGGGAAAACTGAATCTAAAACTTCTGCAAGAAAACCAGGCCTTGTTCCCGATCCATTCGAACTGTACCAAACCATCCCCCCGTTCCGAGCTCAAGGGACCAGTTCCGACCTTCCTGGAAGTTTGGATCTTAGTAATGAATTCCCATCTCCCCCAGACCAAGGAATTTACAAAGATAATGTAGGTTATACGGTGGGTTTCGGACTCATTTCTTATTTGGAAGCCAAAAAAAAAGGGATTCGGAATTTATCTTCCATATCACCCACTTCTGCGAATGGACAAAAAATACTCTACTCACCTAACTTTATATACAACCAATTAAACAGTGGGAAAGACCAAGCAGTATCTCTTTTGGATGCGTTGGTCCTTGCAGAAAGCCGAGGTTCTGTCTCTTTAGAACAAATGAACGAATCCTCTTCCAGTTTCCGCACAAGACCGAAAGCTGATATAGTTGAGTTTGGAAGAAAAGCTAGGCTTCGAAGAATTTATCGAATCGAACCACATGACCTGACGACCATCAAACTTGCATTAATTGAAAAAAAACCAGTGCTTGTAAGTTATTTGGTGTTTGAAAATTTTCGTGACCCAAAACCAGATACAGTTTTTGAAATCGGAACGGGCGAAATTGTAGGAGCCCAGTCTCTTGTCATTTTAGGTTTTAATGATAAAAAGAAAGCATTCAAAGTATGGAATTCTTGGGGATCTACTTGGGGAGACCAAGGGTATCTATGGGTTTCATACGATACATTCCCTAAATATACAAAATCTGTATATGTTGCCGATTCCGAAACCGAAAACGAACTCCTGACTCCAAACAAACTGAATGATGCTTTGGAATCATTAGAATATGGGGAGCACAACCTTTATCCTCCAAAAGAAGTATTTGCTTCCCGGGGAGATTTTTCCGATCGCATTCGCATAAGTTGGTCTAGAGAAAAAAGAGCCATAGGTTATGAAGTCTATCGCAAACGAAAAATCGATAACAAATACCAATTGGTAGGGCTTTCCAAACAAGCTTTCTTTGAAGACTTTGGAATTCAAAAAAACACAGCCTACAATTACCGAGTGGCTAGTTTAGATGAAAACTTTCTTTCGAAAGCCTCTCTGGATTCAAACGATGGTTATGCGGTTGAACCTCCGAAACCTGCGGGAATCCTTCCTGTAACTAACCTTAGGGCAACGGTAGCTCCAACAAATGATCGAATTTTATTAGAATGGGATCCGCAACCTATCTCTACCACTTATGCCATTTACAAATGGAATCCAATGGCCAGGATCTACCGATTTTTAGGCAAAACAGAAAAAACTTCCTACATTGATTTAAAAGCAAGTCGCAATGGAGATAGCGAAATCTACCAAGTGGTCCCAGAAAGAAACCAATTGATTGGTGAGTCGAGTTATTATGTTTCGGCTCACTTAGACCCTTCGGAAGTATTAAAACCACGGCCTATCAACCTAACTGCTTCCAAAGGATTGTATGCAGGAACCACGATTCTGCAATGGGAAGGTTCGCCGAGTGCTCTTGCCTATCATATCTTTCGTAAATCGAATGGATCATGGAAAGAAATTGCAAAAACTACAGAACTTCAATTCAAAGATAATGAATCCACTGATAAAGAATCATTTTATGCAGTAGCTTCTGAATTTGAGGGAAATTTGTTTAGTCATCCATCGGAACCGGACATTGGGTTTCCATCTCTTGTGGCCGGCAGGTCTTTAGGAATCAAACCTCCTGAACTCAATGTTTCTGAAAATCGAAAGACAAGCGAATTTTTATTCAGCTGGAATGCGATTCCCAAAGCAACGTCTTACAAAATCTATATGCGCAAAAAAAATGATCCTGAATGGAGTCTTGTCAAAGAAACTCCAGATACAAATTTCAAATTACAAAATCTAACCAAAAATCAGTTTTATTTTTTTGCAATCCAAACTGTTTCCAACGGAAACGGTGAAAGTTTATTTTCAAAACCTGTGACATCAGTGATTTCAGAAACTGTGATCGATACAAAAAAAGTGAAAACTTTTGGAGAGTCCGCCATACAAAAGTTTATTGGTCCTTGGACTGCTATGTATTGGGACGGGAAAAACAAAGTGAAACCAGTTCGTTTGACCATTGAAGCCGAAGATGTGGAAGGAAACATCATCATGAAATGGAATGAAAATGAAATCTTCCGTGGCAAAAACATTGTAGACTCTGACCTATTAGAAGAAAAAGGCAAATGGAAAATTAAACTATCACCTAACTACGATTCCTTATCAGGTGAATTTGAAGACAAAGGATTAGTTCCAGAAAAAAGCCAAATGTCTTTTATTAGAGAGTAA
- a CDS encoding efflux RND transporter permease subunit, producing MSIASFSIKRPIFISSLVIIMVITGFISLKRIGVDLFPDINIPFVVVSTVYPGAGPEEIETSISKPLEEELSSISGLKRITSRNQEGISMVFAEFNLTTDIKYAEQQVRDKTARVKPLFPESSKEPLVQRFDPSDQPIMRISLFADLPEGELYDLAKEKIKTKLEQVNNVGAVKIIGGSRREIHIELDRNKINSYQVPAIAIGNQIKNSGVNIPAGKVEGGDKETSFRTVAKYESLSQIENTVVSFGGEFGRGILVKDLGQVKDTLQDRQTLGMLYAPIKTEEHEEPSIIGKLLFKYEPPKKERIQKTALFLDVYKQSGANTVEVADGILGKIDTINAQIKDLKGAPKVILIRDGSKWIRANIEDVTIAIILGILLAVIVVYLFLGNVRSTLITGMALPNSMLGAFIIMYAMGFTMNVMTLLALSLAVGLLVDDAIVVRENIFRKLEEGESVIVAARKGTEEVTLAVIGTSLTVIAVFLPIGFLSGIVGQFFKQFGLTVVFAMIISLFDGLTVAPMLSAYFAGKTDIHKKKNIVLRNFDKFQDFLDRMYGIIMKFALKKPWAVILLTFLTLITSIFSLAFVKKTFLPANDQGEFMVNVEMAPGTSLQGTAEVVKEIQNAIIKTVPELELLATVVGNSDGESNIATIGVALLPSEYRKRTTVDVKDQIREYLKQYPQARPKVNDYSAIGGGVQYPFNLNLKGENLKDLEAYSFKVMEELRKIPDLTDVDTTYRTGKPEFQVVPNRAKMQTVGVVAGVMGAELRYHIEGGEVAKYLENGIEYDVRLRLKEDQRNLRKSFYETRVPNIQNKLIPLNAIADGKESSSPARIIREDRSRVVPINANLAPGGAIASASEAATKILKEKLPPPPGITYSFVGQSEDFKELLQNIVLAFGMAIIFIYLVLASLYESFITPITILFAIPPAISGAFFALALTGEMLNLFSMIGLILLMGLVAKNSILLVDHAMLAMKEHGMTRDEAIFDAGSKRLRPILMTSLAMIAGTLPIALGIGEASKSRTAMGIAIIGGLVLSTLITLIVVPAVFGYIDRIREKIEGAFRPDYEIRPEDLED from the coding sequence ATGAGTATAGCTTCCTTTTCCATCAAACGTCCCATTTTTATTTCTTCGTTAGTCATCATTATGGTGATTACAGGATTTATTTCCTTAAAACGAATCGGTGTTGATCTTTTCCCCGACATCAATATTCCCTTTGTCGTAGTTTCGACAGTGTATCCAGGAGCTGGACCGGAAGAAATTGAGACTTCCATATCCAAACCATTGGAAGAGGAACTCAGTTCTATTTCCGGCCTCAAACGGATCACTTCAAGAAACCAAGAAGGGATCTCTATGGTGTTTGCGGAATTCAACTTAACCACAGACATTAAATATGCCGAACAACAAGTACGTGATAAAACGGCCCGGGTTAAACCTCTATTCCCCGAATCTTCTAAAGAACCATTAGTCCAGAGGTTTGATCCTTCCGACCAACCAATCATGAGGATTTCTCTTTTTGCTGATTTACCGGAAGGGGAACTCTATGATTTGGCAAAAGAAAAAATTAAAACCAAACTAGAGCAGGTGAATAACGTTGGTGCAGTGAAAATCATCGGCGGTTCTCGCAGGGAAATTCACATTGAACTAGATCGTAACAAAATCAATTCCTACCAAGTCCCAGCCATTGCCATTGGGAACCAAATCAAAAACTCAGGTGTCAATATCCCAGCAGGTAAAGTGGAAGGTGGAGATAAAGAAACTTCCTTTCGAACAGTTGCTAAGTATGAATCCTTATCTCAAATTGAAAACACAGTTGTATCCTTTGGGGGAGAATTTGGGAGAGGGATTTTAGTCAAAGACCTTGGGCAAGTTAAGGACACTCTTCAGGACCGCCAAACATTGGGTATGTTATATGCTCCCATCAAAACGGAAGAACATGAAGAACCCTCAATCATTGGAAAGTTATTATTCAAATACGAACCACCTAAAAAAGAAAGAATTCAAAAAACAGCTCTCTTCTTGGATGTGTACAAACAGTCAGGTGCCAACACTGTGGAAGTGGCCGATGGGATCCTTGGAAAAATTGATACTATCAACGCACAGATCAAAGACCTAAAAGGCGCCCCAAAAGTCATCCTCATTCGGGATGGATCCAAATGGATTCGCGCCAATATTGAAGATGTAACGATTGCCATCATCCTTGGGATCTTACTAGCCGTCATCGTAGTTTATCTTTTTCTTGGAAACGTTCGTTCCACCTTAATTACAGGGATGGCACTCCCCAACTCTATGTTAGGTGCCTTTATCATTATGTATGCTATGGGATTTACCATGAACGTAATGACTTTACTTGCTCTTTCCCTTGCCGTGGGACTTCTTGTGGATGATGCCATTGTAGTTCGGGAAAATATTTTCCGTAAACTAGAAGAAGGGGAATCGGTGATTGTTGCTGCAAGGAAAGGAACAGAAGAGGTTACTCTTGCGGTAATCGGAACTTCCTTAACTGTAATTGCTGTATTCCTTCCCATTGGATTTTTATCCGGGATTGTGGGGCAGTTTTTCAAACAATTTGGCCTCACTGTAGTTTTTGCGATGATCATTTCGTTATTTGATGGATTGACCGTCGCTCCAATGTTATCTGCTTATTTTGCAGGGAAAACCGATATCCATAAAAAGAAGAATATAGTCCTTCGTAACTTTGATAAGTTTCAGGATTTTCTGGACAGAATGTACGGAATCATTATGAAATTTGCCCTAAAAAAACCTTGGGCAGTGATTTTGTTAACCTTTCTTACACTAATTACTAGTATTTTTTCCCTCGCATTTGTGAAAAAGACCTTCTTACCAGCCAACGACCAAGGTGAGTTTATGGTCAATGTGGAAATGGCACCAGGAACTTCCTTACAAGGGACAGCGGAAGTGGTAAAAGAAATTCAGAATGCCATTATTAAAACGGTACCGGAGTTGGAACTTTTGGCAACGGTTGTAGGGAATAGTGATGGAGAATCAAACATCGCCACTATTGGCGTGGCTCTCCTTCCTTCCGAATACCGCAAACGCACCACAGTTGATGTCAAAGACCAAATTCGTGAATATCTAAAACAATACCCGCAAGCAAGACCTAAAGTAAACGACTATTCGGCGATAGGTGGTGGAGTTCAATATCCCTTTAACTTAAATCTAAAAGGTGAAAACTTAAAAGACCTAGAGGCATATTCATTTAAAGTCATGGAAGAATTACGAAAAATTCCTGACCTTACTGATGTGGACACAACTTACAGAACCGGAAAACCGGAATTCCAAGTTGTGCCAAACCGAGCAAAAATGCAAACCGTTGGGGTTGTGGCCGGGGTCATGGGAGCCGAACTTCGTTACCATATCGAAGGTGGAGAAGTCGCTAAGTATTTAGAAAATGGAATCGAATATGATGTAAGACTTAGGCTGAAAGAAGACCAACGAAACTTACGAAAGTCATTCTATGAAACTCGAGTGCCGAACATTCAAAACAAACTCATTCCTCTGAATGCCATCGCCGATGGAAAAGAAAGTAGTTCACCTGCGCGGATCATTCGAGAAGACAGGTCTCGGGTAGTTCCTATCAATGCAAACTTGGCACCAGGTGGGGCCATTGCTTCTGCATCGGAGGCAGCAACCAAAATTCTAAAAGAAAAACTTCCACCGCCACCTGGAATCACATATTCGTTTGTGGGACAATCGGAAGACTTTAAGGAACTATTACAAAACATAGTCCTCGCTTTTGGAATGGCAATCATCTTCATCTATTTGGTGTTAGCTTCACTTTATGAATCTTTTATCACACCGATTACGATTTTATTTGCGATCCCACCTGCGATTTCGGGAGCCTTCTTTGCACTAGCACTTACTGGTGAGATGTTGAATTTATTTAGTATGATTGGACTTATCCTACTTATGGGACTTGTGGCCAAAAACTCCATCCTTCTTGTAGACCATGCAATGCTTGCCATGAAAGAACATGGAATGACAAGAGATGAAGCCATCTTTGATGCCGGATCCAAACGTCTCCGTCCTATCTTAATGACTTCCCTTGCGATGATTGCAGGAACTTTGCCTATTGCACTTGGAATTGGTGAGGCTTCTAAATCAAGAACCGCTATGGGGATTGCGATCATTGGGGGTCTTGTCCTTTCCACACTCATCACTCTGATTGTGGTCCCGGCTGTGTTTGGGTACATTGACCGCATCCGCGAAAAAATTGAGGGAGCTTTCCGCCCTGATTATGAAATTCGTCCAGAGGATTTAGAGGACTAA
- a CDS encoding PilZ domain-containing protein, with amino-acid sequence MSSERRIYKRISEKVHLTYRVIQSGAGSAQFLPKDKGEGDSQDISEGGLLFRTKEPMPLGTRLELELRFPDVKYVLYPKAKVVRLEEFGEGAFYEVGLEFSQMFDDDQKLLLDHIGRLAI; translated from the coding sequence ATGTCCAGCGAACGCCGAATCTACAAACGAATCTCCGAAAAAGTCCATCTCACTTACCGTGTGATCCAATCGGGGGCCGGCTCGGCCCAATTTTTACCTAAAGATAAAGGGGAAGGTGATTCCCAAGACATTTCTGAAGGTGGGTTATTATTCCGTACAAAAGAACCAATGCCACTTGGAACTCGTTTGGAATTAGAATTAAGATTCCCTGATGTTAAGTACGTTTTGTACCCTAAGGCAAAGGTGGTCCGATTGGAAGAATTTGGGGAAGGGGCTTTTTATGAAGTGGGACTTGAATTCAGTCAGATGTTCGATGATGACCAAAAACTTCTATTAGATCATATCGGTCGATTGGCCATTTAA
- a CDS encoding histidine kinase produces the protein MLQKFLALFRGIPLEPISLLAVYSEIISKLYFLGFAYCLAYIQSVYLEWNAEDQTNCILSAIQLVLSFILVLTSFFYRGFFSFAPIVVRLTFFLLVLVEIETGFHDPSIPYFDPRNWLTITALLATSSFFYPGLVWQYIFEWSIVLLLYILRVYYANETTIPMETWREMSTIFPLFLVAFFLNHWWFRTRYIAAYRGMLLEEKRRTFFQDIHDSLGSRLTDLVLLTQKMEKSQGEVTETHLHKLKQLSESALQSLRTQVQEENQRELFQESLLDGIKLSIKKRYKLAGRNVNLEWVGHGEEPIIKIEDPEMAHHILQIFKEITTNDLRYGNGISTWRIERNLDHLEFQFTTESQSLENSEKWTKTKNQDGEVVGVLFGIGEQGLHHRIKSLNGNIKITESPYQIEMKLPFSLFYL, from the coding sequence ATGTTGCAAAAGTTTTTGGCTCTTTTCCGAGGGATTCCTTTGGAACCGATTTCTCTTCTTGCAGTTTATTCTGAGATTATTAGCAAACTATATTTCCTAGGATTTGCATATTGTTTGGCTTATATCCAAAGTGTGTATTTAGAATGGAATGCGGAAGACCAAACAAATTGTATTTTATCTGCCATCCAACTCGTACTTAGTTTCATTTTGGTTTTGACCTCCTTTTTTTATAGAGGTTTTTTTAGTTTTGCTCCCATAGTGGTTCGTTTAACTTTTTTTCTTTTGGTATTGGTCGAAATTGAAACTGGATTTCACGATCCTTCGATTCCCTATTTTGATCCCAGAAATTGGCTTACCATTACTGCCTTACTTGCAACATCTTCCTTCTTTTATCCAGGTCTTGTATGGCAGTATATCTTCGAATGGTCCATCGTACTTCTGCTTTACATCCTTAGGGTTTACTATGCCAACGAAACAACCATCCCAATGGAAACTTGGAGAGAGATGTCCACCATATTCCCATTGTTTCTAGTTGCATTTTTCTTAAACCATTGGTGGTTTCGCACTCGGTACATAGCTGCTTACCGGGGAATGTTACTCGAAGAGAAACGTCGAACTTTTTTCCAAGACATTCATGATAGTTTGGGTTCAAGGCTTACTGATTTAGTTTTGCTTACACAAAAAATGGAAAAGTCACAAGGAGAAGTTACCGAAACTCATCTACACAAACTAAAACAGCTTTCCGAGTCAGCTCTACAATCTTTACGTACTCAAGTACAGGAAGAAAACCAAAGGGAATTGTTCCAAGAGTCCTTGTTAGACGGAATCAAATTATCGATCAAAAAAAGATACAAACTGGCGGGGCGAAATGTAAATTTAGAGTGGGTCGGTCACGGCGAAGAACCTATTATTAAAATAGAAGATCCAGAGATGGCCCACCATATCCTTCAAATTTTTAAAGAAATTACAACCAATGATTTACGGTATGGGAATGGGATTTCCACTTGGAGGATCGAACGAAATTTGGACCATTTAGAATTTCAATTTACTACTGAGTCACAAAGTTTGGAGAATTCAGAAAAATGGACGAAAACTAAAAACCAAGATGGAGAAGTAGTAGGTGTTCTTTTCGGCATTGGTGAACAAGGATTACACCATAGAATTAAATCTTTGAATGGAAATATTAAAATCACCGAATCTCCTTACCAAATCGAAATGAAACTTCCTTTCAGTTTATTTTATTTATGA
- a CDS encoding LA_0364 family Cys-rich lipoprotein — protein sequence MKIYFPLLALIFFINCGSPFSFRSACYERNKCSTIEGNCFLRNDAFYKIATNSPDYSGPDLAALVGSCIGLEKTCRKNCESGTIF from the coding sequence ATGAAAATTTATTTTCCACTGCTGGCATTGATTTTTTTTATAAACTGTGGTTCGCCATTTTCGTTTCGTTCGGCTTGTTACGAACGAAATAAATGTTCTACGATAGAAGGTAATTGTTTTTTAAGAAATGACGCATTTTATAAAATCGCGACGAACAGTCCCGATTATAGCGGCCCAGACTTGGCCGCACTTGTAGGAAGTTGTATAGGTTTAGAGAAAACTTGTCGTAAAAACTGCGAAAGCGGAACTATCTTTTAG
- a CDS encoding energy transducer TonB, whose product MQSFTLYLQYKLRRFGLFRASLFASVGLHLFCYLIYFILTLPSSAAFQETSMEDMDVSFEEIPPELIGGTSSPAPVEKQEWVEGSNKDAEEKPDNSDLNPNQLSGNGTDKDGYLFSFNGDRPPTPIIDFDLKAYFPEAAKAANISQKTVVVMVQVDEHGVLQGVKIVSGRAGYGFDEAAIRIIQRARFSPGYDKGKPTRMAHRLPISFDLEED is encoded by the coding sequence ATGCAATCATTTACCTTGTATCTGCAATACAAACTGAGACGGTTCGGACTCTTTCGGGCCAGTCTCTTTGCTTCCGTGGGATTGCATTTATTTTGTTATCTGATTTATTTTATACTCACACTTCCGAGCAGTGCTGCTTTCCAGGAAACATCGATGGAAGACATGGATGTATCTTTTGAAGAAATTCCTCCCGAACTCATCGGTGGAACTTCGAGTCCTGCTCCTGTCGAAAAACAGGAATGGGTGGAAGGATCAAACAAAGATGCCGAAGAAAAACCCGATAACTCAGACTTAAATCCCAACCAACTCTCTGGAAATGGAACCGATAAAGACGGGTATTTATTTTCCTTTAATGGAGATCGTCCTCCCACTCCCATCATTGACTTTGATTTAAAAGCTTATTTTCCAGAAGCGGCTAAGGCCGCCAACATCAGCCAAAAGACTGTGGTGGTTATGGTGCAAGTTGACGAACATGGAGTTTTGCAAGGTGTCAAAATTGTTTCTGGTAGAGCCGGTTATGGTTTTGATGAAGCTGCCATTCGCATCATCCAAAGAGCTCGATTTTCACCTGGTTATGACAAAGGAAAACCCACTCGAATGGCACATAGACTTCCCATCAGTTTTGATTTAGAAGAGGACTGA